The following are from one region of the Acipenser ruthenus chromosome 19, fAciRut3.2 maternal haplotype, whole genome shotgun sequence genome:
- the nudt7 gene encoding peroxisomal coenzyme A diphosphatase NUDT7 isoform X2 encodes MNMKEKAKTILKRYDIGRKFSHLSSLPKASVLIPLFVRNGELHVLMTVRSIELKNSGGQVCFPGGKCEPKDHDEIDTALREAREEIGLPPDKVEVIGRLVPVISKAGMLVTPVMAFIEETFQAQPSPDEVSDVFTVPLHYFINPARHTAQAIPGLPGRLHFFTYEEPKTGKSYLIWGLTATLALLVAVLALGKKPRFDVVFDVEDPLPFFESSLTKRYLRGKL; translated from the exons ATGAACATGAAAGAAAAGGCTAAGACTATTCTAAAACGTTATGACATTGGAAGGAAATTTTCTCATTTGTCATCTTTACCTAAAGCATCTGTCCTTATCCCTTTGTTTGTGAGAAATGGAGAACTTCATGTGCTGATGACAGTTAGGTCAATAGAG CTAAAAAACAGTGGGGGGCAGGTGTGCTTTCCTGGAGGTAAGTGTGAGCCAAAGGACCACGATGAAATCGACACAGCACTCAGAGAAGCCAGGGAGGAAATAGGTCTTCCACCAGACAAGGTGGAGGTCATTGGCAGACTTGTTCCAGTTATTAGCAAG GCTGGCATGTTAGTAACACCAGTGATGGCTTTCATTGAGGAAACCTTCCAAGCCCAACCCAGTCCAGATGAAGTGAGTGATGTATTCACGGTTCCATTGCACTATTTCATTAACCCAGCACGCCACACTGCCCAAGCCATTCCAGGGCTGCCAGGACGTTTGCATTTCTTCACATATGAGGAGCCCAAAACTGGCAAATCCTATCTGATATGGGGGCTTACTGCAACTTTGGCTTTACTTGTTGCTGTTTTGGCTTTGGGGAAGAAGCCAAGGTTTGATGTAGTCTTTGATGTTGAAGATCCGCTACCTTTCTTTGAGAGCAGTCTTACTAAGAGATACCTCCGAGGCAAGCTATGA
- the nudt7 gene encoding peroxisomal coenzyme A diphosphatase NUDT7 isoform X1, which produces MRSQFSFAKSVLYLFPGLQHTYCRSAYCRMNMKEKAKTILKRYDIGRKFSHLSSLPKASVLIPLFVRNGELHVLMTVRSIELKNSGGQVCFPGGKCEPKDHDEIDTALREAREEIGLPPDKVEVIGRLVPVISKAGMLVTPVMAFIEETFQAQPSPDEVSDVFTVPLHYFINPARHTAQAIPGLPGRLHFFTYEEPKTGKSYLIWGLTATLALLVAVLALGKKPRFDVVFDVEDPLPFFESSLTKRYLRGKL; this is translated from the exons ATGCGGAGTCAGTTTTCTTTTGCCAAATCTGTGTTGTACTTGTTTCCTGGTTTGCAGCATACTTACTGCAGAAGTGCGTACTGCAG GATGAACATGAAAGAAAAGGCTAAGACTATTCTAAAACGTTATGACATTGGAAGGAAATTTTCTCATTTGTCATCTTTACCTAAAGCATCTGTCCTTATCCCTTTGTTTGTGAGAAATGGAGAACTTCATGTGCTGATGACAGTTAGGTCAATAGAG CTAAAAAACAGTGGGGGGCAGGTGTGCTTTCCTGGAGGTAAGTGTGAGCCAAAGGACCACGATGAAATCGACACAGCACTCAGAGAAGCCAGGGAGGAAATAGGTCTTCCACCAGACAAGGTGGAGGTCATTGGCAGACTTGTTCCAGTTATTAGCAAG GCTGGCATGTTAGTAACACCAGTGATGGCTTTCATTGAGGAAACCTTCCAAGCCCAACCCAGTCCAGATGAAGTGAGTGATGTATTCACGGTTCCATTGCACTATTTCATTAACCCAGCACGCCACACTGCCCAAGCCATTCCAGGGCTGCCAGGACGTTTGCATTTCTTCACATATGAGGAGCCCAAAACTGGCAAATCCTATCTGATATGGGGGCTTACTGCAACTTTGGCTTTACTTGTTGCTGTTTTGGCTTTGGGGAAGAAGCCAAGGTTTGATGTAGTCTTTGATGTTGAAGATCCGCTACCTTTCTTTGAGAGCAGTCTTACTAAGAGATACCTCCGAGGCAAGCTATGA
- the LOC117424160 gene encoding bolA-like protein 3, producing the protein MSFHCIFTMNSINRLLHKTRTLLTTSLIQRSLTSGTDGEVRISQLLKEKFPQATSLKVVDISGGCGSMYEIHIESEEFKGKRTVHQHQLVNQALKDEIKAMHGLRIFTAVPKQ; encoded by the exons ATGAGTTTTCACTGTATTTTCACAATGAATTCAATTAACAGGCTCCTTCACAAGACTAGA ACTCTCTTAACTACAAGCCTTATTCAAAGATCGTTGACTTCGGGGACTGATGGAGAAGTAAGAATCTCTCAGCTATTGAAAGAGAAGTTCCCCCAGGCTACATCTCTTAAAGTAGTAGATATTTCAG GTGGCTGTGGATCCATGTATGAAATCCATATAGAATCTGAAGAATTTAAGGGAAAAAGAACAGTACATCAACACCAACTGGTCAACCAG GCATTGAAAGATGAAATTAAAGCCATGCATGGACTCAGAATATTTACTGCTGTTCCTAAACAATAG